A window of Oxobacter pfennigii contains these coding sequences:
- the tatC gene encoding twin-arginine translocase subunit TatC produces the protein MNDKKLTLVGHLAELRKRFVVIAIAIIALSSLSYYYIEFFVNELLKIGSQLEFIYLSPPELFMAYIKLSIVIGITLSMPVILMQVWLFVKPGLTGREKRYVLLSILGGFVFFALGVTFAYKAVLPVTIKFFMNITIDSIKPMISFENYIGFIGSILLAFGAVFEMPILSVALTKFGIINDAMLKKNRKIVILAIFIVAAIITPPDVISQLLLSGPMLLLFEASIVLSRIVGKERRALKNNIEDTKLKSLV, from the coding sequence GTGAATGATAAAAAGCTCACATTGGTTGGACATTTGGCTGAACTAAGAAAAAGGTTTGTCGTAATTGCCATTGCCATAATTGCATTAAGCTCTTTAAGCTATTATTATATTGAGTTCTTTGTAAATGAGCTACTGAAGATAGGCAGTCAACTGGAGTTTATATACTTATCTCCCCCGGAGCTTTTTATGGCCTATATAAAATTATCTATTGTTATAGGTATTACTCTCTCTATGCCTGTGATACTCATGCAGGTGTGGCTGTTTGTAAAGCCCGGATTGACAGGAAGGGAGAAACGATATGTGTTGCTTTCAATTCTGGGAGGTTTTGTATTCTTTGCTCTGGGTGTGACATTTGCTTATAAGGCAGTGCTTCCTGTGACTATAAAATTTTTTATGAACATCACAATAGATTCTATAAAGCCGATGATTTCCTTTGAGAATTATATAGGTTTTATAGGCTCCATACTGTTGGCCTTTGGGGCGGTATTCGAAATGCCAATATTGTCTGTGGCTTTGACTAAATTTGGCATAATAAATGATGCAATGCTTAAGAAAAACAGAAAAATCGTAATTCTCGCCATATTTATTGTGGCAGCTATAATAACACCGCCGGATGTTATTTCACAGCTTTTATTATCCGGGCCTATGCTTTTATTATTTGAAGCTAGTATCGTACTATCCCGAATAGTCGGTAAAGAAAGAAGAGCGTTGAAAAACAACATAGAAGATACTAAATTAAAAAGCTTAGTTTAA
- a CDS encoding twin-arginine translocase TatA/TatE family subunit gives MFGRLGAGELILILAIALVIFGPAKLPQIGQSLGKAINEFKSSANKVTKDLEVDVDTNKTSEVVKESETSKN, from the coding sequence ATGTTTGGAAGATTAGGTGCTGGAGAATTAATATTGATACTTGCGATTGCTCTTGTTATATTTGGACCGGCTAAATTGCCGCAGATAGGTCAATCTTTAGGTAAAGCCATAAATGAATTCAAGAGCAGCGCTAACAAGGTTACAAAAGACTTGGAAGTGGATGTTGATACCAACAAAACTTCTGAAGTTGTTAAAGAAAGTGAAACCAGTAAAAACTAG
- a CDS encoding molybdopterin-binding protein produces the protein MKVVETEKAVGMVLGHDITEIVPGEFKGAAFKKGHVIKQEDIERLLRIGKEHLYIFELKEDELHEDEAAVALGNLICGKGVYFTGTKEGKVNIVAEQKGLLKVNRDLLDDINDIEDICIATIQGDRIIDEEVLIGGCRVIPLVIKKEKIQAVEQILKNKGPVFEVKPFRTLRTALIVTGSEVYKGRIEDKFGPVIEKKLAQFGNEVSLRTILPDDLEAIKSAVLDFKSKGAELIIVTGGMSVDPDDKTPGAIKSTGANIVSYGTPILPGAMLLFAYLDDVPVFGLPGCVMFNATTAFDLLLPRVMAGEKVIRREITRLGYGGQCLNCKVCLFPNCHFGKC, from the coding sequence ATGAAGGTTGTCGAAACGGAAAAGGCTGTTGGAATGGTCCTAGGGCACGATATTACCGAGATAGTCCCGGGAGAATTTAAGGGAGCAGCTTTTAAAAAAGGGCATGTTATTAAACAAGAGGATATTGAAAGGCTGTTAAGGATTGGCAAGGAGCATTTATATATATTTGAATTAAAGGAAGATGAACTCCACGAAGATGAGGCTGCAGTAGCTTTGGGCAATCTCATTTGCGGAAAGGGAGTATATTTTACGGGAACAAAAGAAGGGAAAGTTAATATAGTAGCTGAACAAAAAGGTTTGCTAAAGGTAAACAGAGATTTGCTGGATGACATAAACGATATAGAGGATATCTGTATTGCCACCATTCAAGGGGATAGAATAATCGATGAAGAGGTATTGATAGGCGGATGCAGAGTTATTCCCCTGGTTATAAAAAAGGAAAAAATACAGGCTGTGGAGCAAATTCTAAAGAATAAAGGACCGGTATTTGAAGTCAAGCCTTTTAGAACTCTTAGAACAGCTTTAATTGTAACAGGCAGCGAAGTATATAAAGGAAGGATAGAAGATAAGTTCGGGCCTGTTATAGAGAAAAAACTTGCTCAGTTTGGAAATGAAGTATCTTTAAGAACCATATTGCCGGATGACTTGGAAGCAATTAAAAGTGCGGTTCTGGATTTCAAGAGCAAGGGTGCTGAACTTATAATAGTTACCGGAGGTATGTCTGTAGATCCCGACGATAAGACGCCGGGAGCCATTAAATCGACGGGGGCTAATATAGTTTCATACGGTACTCCCATTTTGCCGGGTGCTATGCTGCTTTTCGCATATCTTGATGATGTACCTGTTTTTGGACTTCCGGGATGCGTCATGTTTAATGCTACTACTGCTTTTGATCTTTTACTGCCCAGGGTTATGGCAGGTGAGAAGGTTATAAGGCGTGAAATCACAAGATTGGGATATGGCGGACAATGCTTAAACTGTAAGGTATGTCTTTTCCCTAACTGTCATTTCGGTAAGTGCTAA
- a CDS encoding NADH-quinone oxidoreductase subunit I — MIMDFLIEKFLEESYPEIQKERCIHINKSLNSCSKCLNVCSEKAVKLTQDNVSFDEKLCNKCGVCKAACPTQAILLKGLGEENILRTIREKENIVFYCSKSNIPGTLKISCLNAMHPELLAALFILCKDKVFNFIISDCKNCKVNCNKELLILSSLNKAAGFVKLMGLKPKYKMIANENELKELPETIVSRRELFSFIGKESSNVAIQAVDIIVSDKHDFLSIRKVLLKALENEKDTIAQAACDDAVLFGSFDVDGSCVGCGKCQASCPEGAWKIIEEENKLKIYHNAGKCYSCGICEAICPAKSISAGKVPMNDISIYSLKKEMNLSACISCNKEFVPRNEDEKQCSVCKKKAALREKIAAMQ; from the coding sequence ATGATAATGGACTTTTTAATTGAAAAATTCTTGGAAGAAAGTTACCCCGAGATACAAAAGGAGAGATGCATTCATATAAACAAGTCATTAAATAGCTGCAGTAAATGCTTAAATGTATGCTCGGAAAAGGCCGTAAAGCTCACTCAAGATAATGTCAGCTTTGATGAGAAGCTATGCAATAAATGCGGTGTCTGCAAAGCTGCTTGCCCAACACAAGCGATACTGTTGAAAGGGTTAGGTGAGGAGAATATTTTACGTACCATCAGGGAAAAGGAAAATATAGTATTTTATTGTTCCAAGTCAAATATTCCAGGCACATTGAAAATAAGCTGTTTAAATGCAATGCATCCGGAACTGCTGGCCGCTCTGTTTATTTTATGCAAAGACAAAGTCTTTAATTTTATAATCAGCGATTGTAAAAACTGCAAAGTCAACTGTAATAAAGAGTTACTGATTTTATCCTCCCTCAATAAAGCAGCTGGGTTTGTAAAATTGATGGGCCTAAAACCCAAATATAAAATGATTGCCAATGAGAATGAATTAAAAGAATTACCTGAAACAATTGTATCGAGAAGAGAATTGTTTTCCTTTATAGGAAAAGAATCCAGCAATGTGGCTATACAAGCCGTAGATATTATCGTCAGTGATAAACACGATTTTTTATCCATAAGAAAAGTTCTATTAAAAGCTTTGGAAAATGAAAAAGATACGATAGCACAAGCAGCTTGTGATGATGCCGTGCTCTTTGGCTCTTTTGATGTGGACGGCAGCTGTGTTGGCTGCGGAAAATGCCAAGCTTCATGTCCTGAAGGAGCCTGGAAAATTATCGAAGAAGAAAATAAACTTAAGATTTATCATAATGCCGGCAAGTGTTACAGCTGCGGTATTTGTGAAGCAATTTGCCCTGCGAAATCAATAAGTGCCGGAAAGGTACCAATGAATGATATAAGCATTTATAGTTTGAAAAAAGAAATGAATTTGTCTGCTTGCATTTCGTGTAATAAGGAATTTGTTCCACGCAATGAGGATGAAAAACAGTGTTCCGTCTGCAAGAAAAAAGCAGCATTAAGAGAAAAAATTGCTGCTATGCAGTAA
- a CDS encoding aldehyde ferredoxin oxidoreductase, protein MAKITGWTGKLLRVNLSTGSISTQDSMKYKDFIGGSGFGHKILFDEVPAGTKALDEANKLIIAVGPFTGTGVPSSGRTNIVSLSPTNPYHAATDSHMGGNFGPWMKFAGYDAIVIEGASKSPVWLRIEDDKVTIEDASGLWGKGTRDTSAEIAKIMGKEACVASIGQAGENLINLSSIVNSNSHSAGGHGAVLGSKKLKAIGIKGTKAVPIADGKAEDWLKLNDYFMKEIVGANNQHVVPSTPQPWAEYSDPGSRWTGQKDLFWGAAEPPVETGECPPGNTNWVGLRTQKGFFDLGPVAEERTIRMDGCHSCPIRCHSDMLVPELEKYGLSGYATSTCINYSSPLSIMIKGTADGDSKGMDAFITKCLGSRLADDYGIWSNYAQLGRDFKYVYEHGILKEKLPKEEYDSIPWDLLEKGDPAFLLEFYKRIALKQGEFYHVADGPYWLDKAWNLGKDYWAYKGNNIWSKMAFPKHHSNEAGSHVGTLIQIFKNRDANSHTHMNFIGAGLPIEVLKEVAGEVWGSPDALDKPNDYTPMNIYKAKFAKWSMDRNYLHDSITVCNYTWPMTVSPSKSRNYRGDTAIEAKFFSLATGIETTEAELDLAGERITTLARCETIKRMGTVNLRKEHDVIPDWVFDADPDKKAYTPGTVKLDRKDMETAITMLYKEYGWDEKTGAPTRATLERLGMKDVADQLESLKLLP, encoded by the coding sequence ATGGCTAAAATTACCGGATGGACTGGTAAATTATTGAGAGTAAATTTAAGCACTGGAAGTATTTCAACCCAGGACTCTATGAAATATAAAGATTTTATAGGGGGCTCAGGCTTTGGTCACAAGATTTTATTTGATGAAGTTCCGGCAGGAACAAAGGCTTTGGACGAAGCAAATAAACTGATTATAGCTGTAGGACCCTTTACAGGAACCGGTGTACCAAGCAGCGGAAGAACAAATATAGTTTCACTATCACCTACAAATCCTTATCATGCAGCCACAGACAGCCACATGGGAGGAAATTTTGGGCCCTGGATGAAATTTGCGGGATATGATGCCATAGTAATAGAAGGAGCATCAAAGTCTCCTGTTTGGCTCCGTATAGAAGATGACAAGGTCACTATAGAAGATGCTTCAGGGCTTTGGGGCAAGGGAACCCGTGATACATCAGCAGAAATAGCTAAAATAATGGGAAAAGAAGCTTGTGTTGCATCCATTGGACAAGCAGGTGAGAATTTAATTAATTTATCATCAATAGTTAATTCAAACAGCCATTCTGCCGGCGGACACGGTGCCGTACTAGGTTCTAAAAAGCTTAAAGCTATCGGAATCAAAGGTACAAAGGCAGTTCCAATAGCTGACGGTAAAGCAGAAGATTGGCTAAAACTTAATGATTATTTCATGAAAGAAATCGTAGGCGCCAACAACCAGCATGTCGTTCCAAGTACACCACAGCCCTGGGCTGAATATAGTGATCCCGGATCACGTTGGACTGGTCAAAAAGATTTGTTCTGGGGAGCTGCGGAGCCTCCGGTGGAAACAGGGGAGTGCCCTCCCGGAAATACAAACTGGGTAGGTCTTCGTACTCAAAAAGGTTTCTTTGATTTAGGACCTGTAGCTGAGGAGAGAACAATAAGAATGGATGGATGTCATTCCTGCCCAATCCGCTGCCATTCCGATATGTTGGTTCCTGAGCTTGAAAAATACGGCTTGTCAGGCTATGCTACAAGTACGTGCATCAACTACTCGTCACCTCTTAGCATAATGATTAAGGGTACTGCAGACGGAGACTCAAAGGGCATGGACGCATTCATAACTAAATGCTTGGGTTCAAGGCTGGCAGACGATTATGGTATCTGGAGCAATTATGCTCAATTAGGAAGAGACTTTAAATATGTCTATGAGCACGGTATTTTAAAAGAAAAACTTCCGAAAGAAGAATATGACAGCATTCCGTGGGATCTGTTGGAAAAAGGTGATCCTGCCTTCCTTTTGGAATTCTATAAGAGAATAGCATTAAAGCAGGGTGAATTCTATCATGTGGCTGACGGCCCATACTGGCTGGATAAAGCATGGAACTTAGGTAAAGATTATTGGGCATACAAGGGTAACAACATCTGGTCAAAAATGGCATTCCCAAAACATCACAGTAATGAAGCAGGTTCTCATGTCGGAACCCTCATTCAGATATTTAAGAACAGGGATGCAAACTCACATACCCATATGAACTTCATAGGCGCAGGTCTTCCCATAGAAGTCCTGAAAGAAGTTGCCGGCGAAGTTTGGGGTTCACCTGACGCCTTGGATAAACCTAATGATTATACACCGATGAATATATACAAAGCAAAATTTGCAAAATGGTCAATGGACAGAAACTATCTTCATGACTCAATTACAGTATGCAACTATACATGGCCTATGACTGTTTCCCCTTCAAAATCAAGAAACTACAGAGGAGATACAGCGATTGAAGCCAAATTCTTCTCACTTGCTACGGGGATAGAAACTACTGAGGCAGAACTTGACCTTGCAGGTGAAAGAATAACCACTCTTGCAAGATGTGAAACTATAAAGAGGATGGGGACTGTAAACTTACGCAAAGAACATGATGTCATTCCTGATTGGGTATTCGATGCAGATCCTGATAAGAAAGCTTATACTCCGGGAACTGTAAAGCTAGATAGGAAAGACATGGAAACAGCTATTACAATGCTTTACAAAGAATATGGCTGGGACGAAAAGACTGGGGCACCCACAAGAGCTACTCTTGAGAGATTAGGAATGAAGGATGTAGCTGATCAGTTGGAATCACTCAAATTGCTCCCATAA
- a CDS encoding ferredoxin-like protein, whose protein sequence is MLEKEIQGFIEKLRTRREFLKISGKGITTMAVTASVLNLLGCGKSGEGSDTPATVTVTPKGILIAQRNRCVGCQKCEMVCSIKNNGKASSYISRIKVARNYNYGLTMAADYATGEGDYGNFLMTQDACRQCKDPQCMAQCPAKAIAYSETTGTWTVDTEKCIGCRTCEHACPWNMPTVDPETEKSGKCILCGTCAEHCPTGALQMMPWKEVTVRLEKKGYKLS, encoded by the coding sequence ATGTTAGAAAAGGAAATTCAAGGTTTTATTGAAAAGTTAAGAACCAGAAGAGAATTTTTAAAGATCAGCGGAAAGGGTATAACCACTATGGCTGTTACAGCCTCCGTCCTCAATTTATTGGGATGCGGAAAGTCCGGCGAAGGTTCCGATACTCCTGCTACCGTAACTGTAACTCCAAAAGGAATACTTATAGCTCAAAGGAACAGATGCGTTGGATGTCAAAAATGTGAAATGGTTTGCTCCATTAAGAATAATGGAAAGGCAAGCTCTTATATTTCAAGGATAAAAGTTGCAAGAAACTACAATTATGGTTTAACAATGGCTGCTGACTACGCCACCGGCGAAGGTGATTACGGTAATTTCTTAATGACTCAGGATGCATGCAGACAGTGCAAAGATCCTCAATGCATGGCACAGTGTCCTGCAAAGGCTATAGCTTACAGCGAAACTACAGGTACATGGACAGTCGACACAGAAAAATGCATAGGCTGCCGTACCTGTGAACATGCATGTCCATGGAACATGCCTACAGTAGATCCTGAAACTGAAAAATCCGGAAAATGCATTTTATGCGGTACATGTGCAGAACATTGTCCTACAGGAGCATTACAGATGATGCCTTGGAAAGAAGTGACAGTAAGGCTTGAGAAAAAAGGATACAAGCTTTCCTAA
- a CDS encoding YdhW family putative oxidoreductase system protein → MSIEFDSNNNLSSETNNQTEDKIDEQLEEVQAEVAESEDTEEVEKDKITLIGEFIRDRSEECKITSAEDLLDEPFSLEVDEVFSTIDELKLREEFKDIYTIKGAQAIYLFSDKFIVINYAKMMVLVEEKDMFKLIADTVRFDSKTYPRPTNPRVFLKSPFNLSKEIVDDILVKIKAKPEYADIKESRASNNVIYLFSENYMSQAYADSLTEWLEVGLSENP, encoded by the coding sequence ATGAGCATTGAATTTGATTCAAATAATAATTTAAGTAGCGAAACGAATAATCAAACTGAAGATAAAATAGATGAACAGCTTGAAGAAGTACAAGCTGAAGTAGCTGAAAGTGAAGATACGGAAGAAGTTGAAAAAGATAAGATTACCCTCATTGGCGAATTCATAAGAGACAGATCAGAAGAATGCAAAATAACAAGTGCAGAAGACTTGTTGGATGAACCCTTCTCTTTAGAGGTTGATGAGGTGTTTTCCACTATAGATGAGCTTAAGCTTCGGGAAGAATTCAAGGATATATACACTATAAAAGGTGCACAAGCCATATATCTGTTTTCCGATAAATTCATCGTCATTAACTACGCAAAGATGATGGTTTTGGTAGAGGAAAAAGACATGTTCAAATTGATTGCCGATACCGTAAGATTCGATTCAAAGACATATCCCAGGCCTACCAATCCCAGAGTATTTCTAAAAAGCCCCTTTAATCTTTCCAAGGAAATAGTTGATGATATTTTAGTTAAGATAAAGGCAAAGCCTGAGTATGCGGATATTAAAGAATCCAGAGCTTCAAACAATGTGATTTATCTTTTTTCAGAGAATTATATGTCCCAGGCTTATGCGGATTCATTGACGGAATGGCTGGAGGTTGGACTGAGTGAAAATCCATAA